Proteins encoded within one genomic window of Lentisphaerota bacterium:
- a CDS encoding virulence RhuM family protein: MTTEPDNRPPQIIIYETDDKVAKLSVRLEDETVWLTNLQLAELFQVSKSTVSEHIKNIFESAELSPDAVVRNFRTTAADGKTYGMSFYSLDMIISLGYRINSKVATQFRQWATARLREYIVKGFAMDDDRLKELGGGGYWKELLERIRDIRASEKVFYRQVLDIYATSVDYDPDADESVAFFRKVQNKIHFAVHGQTAAEVIHSRADAEKEFMGLLSFTGSRPHLADAVIAKNYLTVPELRALGQIVAGYLDFAERQAERQVPMTMRDWATHLDTILTATGERLLVDAGGVSHEQAVKKARTEYVKYQVRTLSDVEKQYLASIKDAESAVKKRKRK, from the coding sequence ATGACCACCGAACCCGACAATAGACCGCCGCAGATCATCATCTATGAGACCGATGACAAGGTAGCAAAGCTCAGTGTCCGCCTCGAAGATGAAACCGTCTGGCTCACCAACCTGCAACTCGCGGAACTCTTCCAGGTGTCGAAATCCACCGTCAGTGAACATATTAAAAACATCTTTGAAAGCGCTGAACTGTCGCCAGATGCAGTTGTTCGGAATTTCCGAACAACTGCCGCCGACGGCAAAACCTATGGCATGTCGTTTTACAGCCTCGACATGATTATTTCTCTGGGTTACCGCATCAACTCCAAGGTCGCCACCCAGTTCCGCCAATGGGCGACAGCCCGCTTGCGCGAATACATCGTGAAGGGTTTCGCAATGGACGATGACCGCCTGAAAGAACTCGGCGGCGGCGGATACTGGAAGGAACTTCTTGAGCGCATCCGCGACATCCGCGCCAGCGAAAAGGTCTTCTATCGCCAAGTCCTGGACATCTACGCCACCAGCGTTGACTACGACCCGGATGCCGACGAATCCGTCGCTTTCTTCAGAAAAGTGCAGAACAAGATCCACTTCGCCGTTCACGGGCAGACCGCCGCCGAAGTGATCCATAGCCGCGCCGATGCAGAGAAAGAGTTCATGGGCCTGCTGTCGTTCACAGGAAGCAGACCACACCTCGCTGACGCAGTGATAGCCAAAAACTATCTGACCGTGCCTGAATTGCGCGCGCTCGGTCAGATTGTGGCCGGGTATCTGGATTTCGCGGAACGACAGGCGGAACGCCAGGTGCCGATGACGATGCGTGACTGGGCGACACACCTGGATACGATCCTGACGGCTACGGGTGAGCGTTTGCTTGTCGATGCCGGAGGTGTCAGTCACGAACAAGCCGTCAAAAAGGCGCGAACCGAGTATGTGAAATACCAGGTGAGGACGCTCAGCGATGTGGAGAAGCAGTATCTTGCCAGCATCAAAGACGCCGAATCTGCCGTAAAAAAGAGGAAGCGGAAGTGA
- a CDS encoding ORF6N domain-containing protein, whose translation MSTAREGHVKQDIAAAVDLQDRIITIRGEKVILDSDLAGIYGVETKRLNEQVRRNADRFPSDFAFVLTPQEAANLKSQVATSSFHGGRRKIPRVFTEHGALMAANVLNSKRAVEMSVFVVRAFTKMRTALSDTRELARKLASLEREVKSRLDSHDAAIVDVMQRILDLIDPPEHPAPPPPPRQIGFSVNESSARYATRRRKSQKGE comes from the coding sequence ATGAGCACAGCCAGGGAGGGACACGTGAAGCAGGACATTGCCGCCGCTGTCGATCTGCAAGACCGGATTATCACCATCCGGGGGGAGAAGGTGATTCTCGACAGCGACTTGGCGGGAATCTACGGGGTGGAGACCAAGCGCTTGAACGAGCAGGTGCGCCGGAATGCAGACCGGTTCCCGTCAGACTTTGCTTTTGTTTTGACACCGCAGGAGGCGGCAAACTTGAAGTCGCAAGTTGCGACTTCAAGTTTTCATGGTGGACGTCGGAAAATCCCCCGCGTCTTTACCGAGCACGGCGCGCTTATGGCGGCCAATGTGCTCAACAGCAAACGAGCGGTGGAGATGAGTGTGTTTGTGGTGCGCGCCTTCACGAAAATGCGTACCGCGCTCTCCGATACCCGCGAACTCGCCCGCAAGCTGGCATCGCTCGAACGCGAGGTCAAGTCCCGGCTCGATTCGCACGATGCCGCCATCGTCGATGTCATGCAACGCATCCTGGACTTGATCGATCCGCCGGAACATCCTGCTCCACCGCCACCGCCGCGCCAAATCGGCTTCAGCGTAAATGAGTCCTCTGCCAGATACGCCACCCGTCGTCGAAAAAGCCAAAAAGGAGAATAG